The following proteins come from a genomic window of Lolium rigidum isolate FL_2022 chromosome 5, APGP_CSIRO_Lrig_0.1, whole genome shotgun sequence:
- the LOC124651605 gene encoding purine permease 3-like — MDVEAPLTPPLAPRGKGMHWLLVAINCGMLALGNTAGPLLTRLYYSKGGHRQWLSAWLETAGWPLLLIPVLASYVARRARDPSAPLLLTRPRILLAAAGLGLATGADNFLYAYGLSFLPVSTSAILSSTQLAFTVFFAFLIVRQRLTAFSVNAVALATIGSLVLALHASSDRPAGVSREQYWLGFFLSLGAAALYGLVLPLVELTYKRAAGGGRVVTYALVVEMQLVMALFATAFCTVGMVVNNDFQAIVTEARAFELGEARYYTVLVWSAILWQFFFLGNVGVIFCVHTLFTGILMAACIPVTEVLGVLFLHEKFSSEKGVALVLSLWGLASYSYGEYTEAHANKKKVALSEAQIS, encoded by the exons ATGGACGTGGAAGCGCCACTCACACCGCCGCTGGCGCCGCGCGGCAAGGGGATGCACTGGCTCCTCGTGGCGATCAACTGCGGGATGCTCGCGCTGGGGAACACCGCCGGGCCGCTCCTCACCCGCCTCTACTACAGCAAGGGCGGTCACCGGCAGTGGCTCTCCGCGTGGCTCGAGACCGCCGGCTGGCCGCTGCTGCTGATTCCCGTGCTGGCGTCCTACGTCGCCCGACGGGCGCGCGACCCCAGCGCGCCGCTGCTCCTCACCCGCCCGCGGATACTGCTCGCCGCCGCGGGGCTCGGGCTCGCCACCGGCGCCGACAACTTCCTCTACGCCTACGGCCTCTCCTTCCTGCCGGTCTCCACCTCCGCCATCCTCAGCTCCACGCAGCTCGCCTTCACCGTCTTCTTCGCGTTCCTCATCGTGCGGCAGCGGCTGACGGCCTTCTCCGTCAACGCCGTGGCGCTGGCCACGATCGGTTCCCTGGTGCTGGCCCTGCACGCATCCTCGGATCGCCCAGCCGGGGTGAGCAGGGAGCAGTACTGGCTGGGCTTCTTCCTCAGTCTCGGCGCCGCGGCGCTCTACGGGCTCGTGCTGCCGCTCGTCGAGCTCACCTACAAGCGCGCCGCGGGCGGCGGCCGCGTGGTCACGTACGCGCTGGTGGTCGAGATGCAGCTGGTCATGGCCCTCTTCGCCACCGCGTTCTGCACCGTCGGCATGGTCGTCAACAACGATTTCCAG GCGATTGTGACAGAAGCGCGGGCATTCGAGCTAGGGGAGGCGCGGTACTACACGGTGTTGGTGTGGAGCGCCATCCTGTGGCAATTCTTCTTCCTCGGCAACGTGGGTGTCATCTTCTGCGTCCACACGCTCTTCACCGGGATCCTCATGGCGGCATGCATCCCAGTGACGGAGGTGTTGGGcgtcctcttcctccatgagaagTTCAGCAGCGAGAAGGGTGTGGCACTCGTGTTGTCCCTCTGGGGCCTCGCCTCCTACTCCTACGGTGAGTACACTGAGGCCCACGCCAACAAGAAGAAAGTGGCCTTGTCCGAAGCCCAAATTTCCTAG